In Bombus pascuorum chromosome 13, iyBomPasc1.1, whole genome shotgun sequence, a single genomic region encodes these proteins:
- the LOC132913097 gene encoding cytochrome P450 9e2-like yields MEINWWPIIAAVVAVIAVAYYRVTRTYDFFEKRGIPYYSYIPLLGSIWEAILQRISFAEMVEKMYQSFPDSKYVGFFDFSSPIVMIRDLELLKSITVKNFDHFPDHRSFDSVDRDPLFGKNLFALRGERWKEVRNALSPAFTSSKMKSMFILMRECAKEYGDYFASLPADQTTLELKDSFTKYTNDVIATCAFGINVNSIKDPKNNFYVYGREATHFGRSQSFKFFIVRSLPWLARALNIRIIRKQIADFFQDLVAITIKTRDEKGIVRPDMIQLMMETRGKLGPGKELTIEDMTAQAFVFFFGGFESTSTLMCFAAYEVGTNEEVQKRLQDEIDQVLEDCKGEATYEAINDMKYLDAVILESLRMYPTIVAVDRLCVKPFELPPHLPGKKPYIVQKNECIWIPIYGIQRDPQIYPEPNKFNPDRFYSDAKQMFNSNSFFTFGLGPRMCIGNRFAILEAKVLLFYIFARCNLIPCAKTSIPLKFNKKGFAMTSEDGFWFNMQRRNIKKGEVEKITVPGTTTFIEKIPDRHPDN; encoded by the coding sequence ATGGAAATAAACTGGTGGCCAATAATCGCGGCGGTGGTCGCCGTAATCGCGGTAGCTTATTACAGAGTCACTCGGACCTACGATTTCTTTGAGAAACGTGGGATTCCTTACTACAGTTACATCCCGCTATTAGGAAGCATTTGGGAGGCCATACTTCAACGAATTTCATTCGCCGAGATGGTTGAAAAAATGTACCAGTCGTTTCCCGATTCGAAGTACGTCGGTTTTTTCGACTTCTCCTCACCCATAGTTATGATTCGAGATCTCGAACTGCTCAAGTCGATCACCGTGAAGAACTTCGATCATTTTCCAGATCACAGATCCTTCGATAGCGTAGATAGAGATCCCTTGTTTGGTAAGAATTTATTTGCCCTTCGTGGCGAAAGATGGAAGGAAGTACGAAACGCGTTGAGTCCAGCCTTCACGTCGAGCAAGATGAAGTCGATGTTCATACTAATGCGCGAATGCGCTAAGGAATACGGCGATTATTTCGCTTCTTTGCCTGCCGACCAGACTACTTTGGAGTTAAAAGATTCGTTCACCAAATATACCAACGACGTAATCGCCACTTGTGCCTTTGGTATTAACGTGAACTCAATAAAGGATCCGAAGAACAATTTTTACGTGTACGGTAGAGAGGCTACTCATTTTGGAAGATCGCAATCCTTCAAGTTTTTCATTGTAAGAAGCTTGCCCTGGTTAGCTCGAGCGTTAAATATCAGGATAATTAGGAAGCAGATCGCGGATTTTTTCCAAGACTTGGTGGCTATTACGATAAAGACCAGAGACGAGAAAGGTATCGTTCGTCCGGATATGATTCAGCTGATGATGGAAACGAGAGGGAAATTAGGCCCAGGGAAGGAGTTGACCATCGAAGACATGACTGCCCAGGcgttcgtcttcttcttcggtGGATTCGAAAGCACCTCTACTCTGATGTGCTTTGCTGCTTACGAGGTTGGAACGAACGAGGAAGTTCAGAAGAGATTGCAAGACGAGATCGATCAGGTTTTGGAGGATTGTAAGGGCGAAGCTACGTACGAGGCTATCAACGACATGAAGTATCTGGACGCTGTCATTCTCGAGAGTCTTAGGATGTATCCGACCATCGTGGCTGTCGATAGACTTTGCGTAAAGCCGTTCGAATTACCGCCACATTTGCCAGGAAAAAAACCCTACATCGTCCAAAAAAATGAATGCATATGGATACCGATTTATGGAATTCAGCGCGATCCACAGATTTATCCAGAGCCAAACAAATTCAATCCTGATAGGTTCTACAGCGATGCGAAACAAATGTTCAACTCCAATTCGTTCTTTACCTTTGGGTTGGGACCTAGAATGTGTATCGGTAACAGATTCGCGATATTGGAGGCGAAAGTTTTGttgttctatatttttgcCAGGTGTAACCTCATACCGTGCGCCAAGACTTCTATACCGCTGAAATTCAACAAGAAAGGATTTGCTATGACGTCAGAGGATGGATTCTGGTTTAACATGCAACGGAGAAACATAAAGAAAGGCGAGGTCGAGAAAATTACGGTTCCAGGGACAACGACGTTTATCGAGAAGATTCCTGATAGACATCCAGACAATTAA
- the LOC132913574 gene encoding cytochrome P450 9e2-like, producing the protein MDFFVRLSDNRMTPVLMILDEKLIKSITITNFDYFRNHQNFINEHIDNFFSSNLLLFRDDRWRNVRSLFTPAFSSSKMRSMFQLMSETDVNVAKYLSTLPANENVVEMKDIFTRYANDVFATCAFGIVIDSLADQKNKFYTLGREALDIHSVTILKLIVIKIFSGLARFGITLLNKKVTDFFKQVVSDSIKVREEKGIVRPDFIQLMMETKAKLVSGKDLTVHDITAPRKTVCRNRLRFGQFTFEISSSRLEYLDAMINETLGMYPIIPITDRECSKSFELTPVLPGAKPYVMNEGSHLWLPIYVIQRDPKYFEEPNTFDPHRFLDKKSNLVNSGAYLPFGMDLRNCIVKRFALMEAKVALFHIFVRCRLEVCSGTTMPMELKTRGVFLTAKNGF; encoded by the exons ATGGATTTCTTCGTAAGACTGTCAGACAACAGAATGACACCAGTCTTGATGATTCTCGATGAAAAGTTGATCAAATCCATTACCATAACAAATTTCGACTATTTTCGAAACCATCAAAATTTCATCAACGAACACATAGACAACTTCTTCAGCAGTAATCTGTTGTTATTCCGTGACGATAGGTGGAGAAACGTCAGATCGTTATTCACTCCAGCCTTCAGCTCCAGTAAAATGAGATCCATGTTTCAATTGATGTCCGAGACCGATGTAAACGTGGCAAAATATTTGTCAACCCTTCCGGCGAATGAGAACGTGGTAGAGATGAAGGACATCTTCACCAGGTATGCCAACGACGTGTTCGCGACGTGTGCTTTTGGTATCGTGATCGATTCATTGGCcgatcaaaaaaataaattttatactttaggCAGAGAGGCTTTGGACATTCACAGCGTAACGATTCTCAAACTTAtcgtgataaaaatattctcagGATTAGCTAGATTTGGTATAACGTTGTTAAACAAAAAAGTGACGGATTTCTTCAAACAAGTGGTATCTGACAGTATCAAAGTTAGAGAAGAGAAAGGTATAGTCAGACCAGATTTTATTCAGCTGATGATGGAGACCAAAGCTAAATTAGTCTCGGGAAAGGATCTCACCGTCCATGATATCACTGCCCCAa GAAAGACTGTATGCCGAAATCGATTGCGTTTTGGCCAATTCACTTTCGAAATATCCAGCAGTCGTTTAGAGTATCTCGACGCTATGATCAACGAGACACTGGGAATGTATCCAATTATACCTATTACCGATCGAGAATGCTCGAAATCATTCGAACTAACTCCAGTTCTGCCAGGAGCGAAACCATACGTAATGAACGAAGGTTCTCATCTATGGTTGCCGATCTACGTGATCCAACGTGATCCAAAATATTTTGAGGAACCGAATACCTTCGATCCACATCGATTTTTGGATAAGAAGAGTAATCTCGTTAACAGTGGAGCGTATTTACCATTTGGCATGGATCTAAGAAATTGTATCGTCAAAAGGTTCGCGTTAATGGAGGCTAAAGTCGCATTGTTCCATATTTTTGTCCGTTGCCGGCTCGAAGTTTGTTCCGGGACGACGATGCCTATGGAATTGAAGACGAGAGGAGTGTTTCTTACGGCGAAAAATGGATTTTGA
- the LOC132913573 gene encoding uncharacterized protein LOC132913573: protein MEYLPIALSIVAAILVVIYYFTTKNHNLFKKHGILHIPPTPLFGNMGPLLRRQCTMHDFILKIYQLHPEAKYVGFYEFLTPVLMLRDPELIKAVTIKNIEHFPDHRPFAYKEVDPLLGGMLFCLTGDKWKEHRNMLSPTFTSSKIKGMYKLMSDCAVKFVNHLTKLPENEREMEMKSLLSKYTNDVIATCVYGVSVDTIKEPNNVFYVYGKIGTTLITFKKSLTMLMHKNAPWLAKLLQFKYVESYVEKFFSDIVTDTVKTREKTGAYRSDVIQLLLETNQKKEPGKGMSVESMASHAFSFFFGGFEAVSTQISLATHLLAENPDVQKRLQEEIDEALENNNGQLTYAILSEMKYLDAVMNESLRLHPVAIFIDRLCAKDFELPPALPGDKPFTVKKGMNVWIPVKAIHHDPQYYENSLKFDPDRFFKNGKIINSDTYMPFGLGPRMCIGNRFALTKMKVLLCHLLAKCNVKIGPKTTTPLEFQKGVISAGAKNGFWLIIEPRKSSYRFAQVNGGANGICTNGIEFMSTHYPQDDVIMNNDFFPVVTLKSFNSGTFKLVETSVRKFTARLNIVIFTHYDLWYIRMEYLSLGLSLIAILIAIYYCATKNHNLFKKHGILHIPPMPLFGNMGSFFAKRSTLQDTILKAYELHPEAKYVGIYESLTPIIVLRDLDLIKSVNMKNFDHFTDHRNFVFKDMDPIFAGMLFSMKGDQWKEQRSILSLAFTSNKVKDMFNLMSECAIRYANYLSNLAKNEREMEMRDLLTKYTNDVIATCVYGVSVDTIKDPKNVFYTYGKSTTFTSFKKDMAMLAQRNLPWLAKLLQLRFLEKHIAKFFTDQVINTIEERKQNGTYRSDILQLFIDVNDKKGPGKGMSTENMVNHAFSLFFGGTDSVATQTSFLFYLLAENPEILKRLQEEIDETLKNNNGKLTYDAIQKMKYLDAMINEAMRLQPITVFLDRLCVKDFELPPALPGEKPFTVKAGMNIWIPVDAIHHDPKHYENPQKFDPDRFLENGKKIINSGAFMPFGLGPRICIGNRFALTEIKVLLCHILAKCNVKIGSKMLLPLQYEEGVITAYAKNGFWLNVEPREHSYCTSQTNGTTKHLSNGNCRN, encoded by the exons ATGGAGTATTTACCGATTGCTTTGTCCATAGTGGCAGCGATACTCGTCGTTATTTACTACTTTACCacgaaaaatcataatttattcAAGAAGCATGGAATTTTGCATATTCCACCAACGCCACTGTTTGGAAATATGGGACCCTTGCTTAGGCGACAGTGCACCATGCACGATTTTATTCtcaaaatttatcaattacatCCTGAAGCGAAATATGTTGGCTTCTACGAATTTCTGACGCCTGTACTAATGCTCCGCGATCCGGAGCTGATTAAAGCTGTCACCATTAAGAACATTGAACACTTCCCAGACCATCGACCGTTCGCGTACAAGGAAGTGGACCCTTTGTTAGGGGGAATGTTATTTTGTCTGACAGGTGACAAGTGGAAGGAGCATAGAAATATGTTGTCTCCCACGTTTACTTCTAGCAAGATAAAAGGCATGTACAAACTGATGTCCGATTGCGCAGTCAAATTCGTGAACCATTTAACGAAACTGCCGGAGAACGAGCGTGAAATGGAGATGAAGAGCCTTCTGAGTAAATATACAAACGACGTCATCGCTACCTGCGTGTACGGTGTCTCCGTGGATACAATAAAGGAACCGAATAACGTATTTTACGTGTACGGCAAAATAGGCACGACGTTAATAACTTTCAAAAAATCTCTAACAATGTTGATGCACAAAAACGCCCCTTGGTTAGCGAAACTCTTGCAATTTAAATACGTGGAAAGCTACGTCGAGAAATTTTTCTCTGATATAGTGACAGACACAGTCAAAACTAGAGAAAAGACTGGCGCTTATAGATCGGACGTAATACAACTATTGCTAGAGACTAACCAAAAGAAGGAGCCGGGAAAAGGTATGAGCGTGGAAAGTATGGCCTCTCACGCTTTCAGCTTCTTCTTCGGCGGATTTGAGGCCGTTTCCACGCAAATCAGCTTAGCGACGCACCTGTTGGCCGAGAATCCAGATGTTCAAAAAAGATTACAAGAAGAAATCGACGAAGCATTGGAAAACAACAACGGGCAATTAACCTACGCTATTCTAAGCGAGATGAAGTATCTAGATGCCGTGATGAATGAATCCTTGCGACTCCATCCGGTAGCTATATTCATAGACAGACTATGTGCTAAAGATTTCGAACTGCCACCTGCGTTACCCGGTGACAAACCTTTCACTGTCAAGAAAGGAATGAACGTTTGGATTCCTGTGAAAGCGATTCATCACGATCCTCAATATTACGAAAATTCTCTGAAATTCGATCCagatagattttttaaaaatggtaAGATTATAAACTCGGACACGTATATGCCATTTGGCCTTGGGCCCAGAATGTGCATCGGAAACCGGTTTGCACTCACAAAGATGAAGGTATTGCTATGTCACCTTCTTGCCAAGTGCAATGTCAAGATCGGACCCAAAACGACAACTCCGTTAGAATTCCAGAAAGGTGTGATAAGTGCCGGTGCGAAAAATGGATTCTGGTTGATCATTGAGCCAAGGAAAAGTTCTTATCGCTTTGCCCAAGTTAACGGAGGTGCCAATGGGATTTGTACAAATggaata GAATTTATGTCAACACATTATCCACAAGATGATGTCATCATGAACAATGATTTTTTCCCAGTCGTAActttaaaatcatttaattcAGGAACTTTTAAATTAGTTGAGACATCCGTACGAAAATTTACAGCtagattaaatattgttatttttacacATTACGAT TTGTGGTATATTCGAATGGAGTATCTGTCCCTTGGTCTGTCTTTGATAGCGATACTGATCGCTATCTACTACTGTGCCACGAAGAATCATAATTTATTCAAGAAACATGGAATCCTGCACATTCCACCGATGCCATTGTTTGGAAATATGGGATCCTTCTTCGCAAAACGGTCCACCTTGCAAGACACCATTCTGAAAGCTTATGAACTTCATCCTGAAGCGAAATATGTTGGCATATACGAGTCACTCACGCCTATCATAGTGCTCCGCGATCTTGACTTGATCAAGTCTGTCAACATGAAGAATTTCGATCACTTTACCGACCATCGTAACTTTGTCTTCAAGGACATGGACCCTATATTTGCCGGAATGCTGTTTTCTATGAAAGGCGACCAATGGAAGGAGCAAAGGAGCATATTGTCACTCGCGTTTACTTCCAATAAGGTAAAGGATATGTTCAATCTGATGTCCGAGTGTGCTATCAGATACGCGAACTATTTATCGAACCTAGCGAAGAATGAGCGTGAAATGGAGATGAGGGATCTGCTGACTAAATATACCAACGACGTAATCGCCACCTGTGTCTACGGTGTATCTGTCGACACCATAAAAGATCCGAAGAACGTATTTTATACGTACGGCAAGTCGACCACGTTCACTAGTTTCAAAAAAGATATGGCAATGTTGGCGCAAAGGAACCTACCCTGGCTGGCGAAGCTCCTCCAGCTCAGATTTCTGGAGAAACATATAGCGAAATTTTTTACCGACCAAGTGATCAACACGATCGAGGAAAGGAAACAGAATGGCACTTATCGATCAGATATTCTACAACTATTTATAGATGTAAATGACAAGAAGGGCCCAGGAAAAGGTATGAGCACGGAAAACATGGTTAATCACGCTTTTAGCTTATTCTTTGGTGGAACTGATTCCGTTGCAACGCAGACGAGCTTTCTGTTCTACCTTCTAGCCGAAAATCCAGAGATTTTGAAAAGACTACAGGAGGAAATCGacgaaacattgaaaaataataacggAAAATTGACTTACGATGCCATACAGAAGATGAAGTACTTGGATGCCATGATCAACGAAGCGATGAGATTGCAACCAATTACCGTATTCTTGGATAGACTATGCGTGAAAGATTTCGAGCTACCACCAGCCTTACCTGGTGAAAAACCTTTCACCGTTAAAGCAGGAATGAACATCTGGATACCTGTTGACGCGATTCACCACGATCCCAAGCACTACGAAAATCCGCAGAAATTCGATCCGGATAGATTCCTCGAAAATGGAAAGAAGATCATAAATTCGGGGGCGTTTATGCCGTTTGGTCTCGGTCCCAGAATATGCATCGGCAATCGGTTCGCGTTAACAGAGATAAAGGTATTGCTGTGCCACATTCTCGCCAAGTGCAACGTCAAGATTGGATCGAAGATGTTGCTTCCATTGCAATATGAGGAAGGTGTGATAACCGCCTATGCTAAGAATGGATTTTGGCTGAATGTTGAGCCCAGAGAACATTCTTACTGTACATCTCAAACTAATGGAACGACAAAGCATCTGAGCAAtggaaattgtagaaattga